The following DNA comes from Triticum aestivum cultivar Chinese Spring chromosome 3D, IWGSC CS RefSeq v2.1, whole genome shotgun sequence.
ACCCGCCTGGTTGGCGTACTCCTGAGCACCCGTCGCCTTCCGTCAGTAGACGAATCCTTCAGGGTCAGAGGCTCGGGCACAAAGCAGCGAGAAGACGAAGGTGAGGCCTAAGGCAGGATCCGGGCGCGAGATCCGCCACCCCACCACCAatggcggcggcgatcgccggcgcgGTGGCGGCCGCGCTCCTGCTGCCGCTGCTGTGGCCGGCCGTGGCGGTGTCTGCCGCGGGGGAGGGGCGGCGGCTGCACACGCTCTTCTCGGTGGAGTGCGGCGACTACTTCGACTGGCAGGCGGTGGGGCTCCTCCACAGCCTGCGCAAGGCCGGGCAGCCCGGCGGCGTCACCCGCCTCCTCAGCTGCGCCCCCGACCAGCTCGCCTCCTACCGCGGCCTCCGCATCGGCCACACTCTCCAGGTCCCCTCCTACAGCCGCCACCCCCGCACCGGCGACTGGTAGGTAACTCTCCTCGCCGCTTGCACATTCAGCACGCATGCTCCTCTCCTCCTCGTTCCCCCATTTGCTACCCTGCGCCTCGCCGAAGCCGAGACGTCTGGGGTTAGGATTTGGGACGGAGTTACGAAATTAGTTACATCCCGCATGGTGTGCTTCTGCATTTGGTGAAGTTTATAGCGCTTGATTTGGGCGAAGTGCTTGATTTGGCAGGCCCTCTGTGGAGTGAACTAATTGGGGTATAGATGAATACGAGCTTCGAAGATTTCCTCATTTGGAATGGAAGTGGCCTTAGTGCGCCTTGTGTCATTTTGTGTGTGCAGGTACCCGGCCATCAACAAGCCTGCAGGGGTGGTGCATTGGTTGGAGCACAGTCCAGAGGCGGACAACGTCGATTGGGTCGTGATCTTGGATGCAGACCAGATTGTTAGAGGCCCGATTATTCCTTGGGAACTCGGAGCTGAAAAAGGCAAGCCTGTTGCAGCTTATTACGGGTATGGTTTCAGTCAGCAATTTAGAATTGATGATCCTTCTGTCCATTTTCTGCTTAATATGGTAATGAGGAATTGGGCGATGGTAGTAAATTTAGTTACTGAAATAGTACTGTACCACGTCAATGGTTTAGGCACTGGTGACTCATCCTTCCTCGTGGAGCATGCCTTTTGTACTGAGTGTCACTTTGTTAACTCAGGTTCAGTTTGCCGTTGGTATCTGGTACCAAGTGTTTGATTCTTCTTCGTCCTTCTTTCTAAACTTGTTAGAGCAACATAGAAAATTCTAGTATAAATTTGAATTGTAGCACAAAGCAAGTCTATATAACACATTACCTACGCAAACGTTATCTCTGGTTCCTCGCTTGGTAGCTAGGTATTTCATATCATTGTCTGACTGGAAGTCTGGAACTCAGCCTCCGATTTATCTTATTCACGTATTCTCTTAACTAGGTACCTGAAGGGTTGTGATAACATCCTTGCACAGTTGCACACTGCACATCCAGAATTTTGTGACAAAGTTGGCGGAATTCTGATCATGCATATCGATGACTTAAGGGCTCTAGCCCCTCTGTGGTTGTCAAAAACTGAAGAAGTGAGGCAAGATAAGTCCCACTGGTCAACTAATATTACTGGTGATATATATGGCATGGGGTGGATCAGTGAGATGTATGGGTACTCATTTGGCGCTGCAGAAGTAAGCTCGATTACTCTTCTTCGCTATATTATGCATTGTGAAAGCAAATATTTCTTGAGTATATTTTATGTGGTTTTACATATTACCTTCATTGTATAATACTATAATCCTCTTCGACAGGTAGGTCTAAGACACAAGATAAATGATGACATAATGATCTACCCAGGCTATACTCCAAGAATTGGCACTGAGCCACTTATCCTGCACTATGGTTTGCCATTTAAAGTTGGAAATTGGTCCTTCAGCAAGTTAGAACACCATGAGGATGGTATAGTTTATGACTGCAACCGCTTATTTCCTCCACCTCCATTCCCTAGAGAGGTAAACAGTCTTCCTAACCATATTTTGGGATGTTCTCACTGGTAGGCAGTAGCTAGCTATGCTGTATGCGACTATTTAATGTTACTAACTTTATATAGGTTGAGGTGATGGAATCTGACCCAAATGTGAAACGGGCCTTATATCTAAGCATCGAGTGCATTAACACATTGAACGAAGGGCTTCTTTTGCATCACACATCTGTTGGCTGCCCGAAACCACAGTGGTCAAAATACTTGAGCTTCCTTAAAAGCAAAAGGTTCTCAGAGCTTACAAAACCAAAGTACTGGAACAGTCTAAAAGTTGAAAACAAATTGACTGTACAGCATGTTGCATTGTCCAAAAGCAGACATCCAAAAATACACACCCTTTTCTCAACCGAATGTTCGTCGTATTTTGACTGGCAAACTGTTGGGCTCATGCACAGCTTTCGTATAAGCGGTCAGCCTGGTAATATTACACGCTTATTGAGTTGTACAGACGAGGAATTGAAGAATTACAAGGGCCGTGACCTTGCTCCCACACATTATGTTCCATCTATGAACAGACACCCACTGACAGGGGACTGGTATAAACTTCTGGCTTAATAATGCGCTCAAAACTTTTGCTCGGTACGTAATCTTTTACTTGTTCTTCTTAGGTACCCAGCAATTAATAAACCAGCAGCAGTTCTCCATTGGATTAACCATGTGCAGACTGATGCTGAGTTCATTGTTATCTTGGATGCTGATATGATCATGAGAGGTCCCATCACTCCATGGGAGTATGGTGCAAAACTTGGTCATCCTGTTTCAACTCCCTATGAGTAAGATTCTTATCTGGTGCTGTGTAATTTGCAGCATGTGTTGCTGTGGTTTAGTGATATTACAATTCCTGTTTACAAGATATGTTGAGAGGTTCTTCTAGCATCACCTGCATGCTGAGTTTCCACAAATCTTAGTGCACATCCAAGAGTTCGTTGAACCAACTTACCTCTTGCGTACTTCAAGATTTGTGCAAGTCTCATTGCAGGTTGAGGCAGTGATGCATTTAATAACTGCATATGAGAGAACCATGTAATAATATCATCCTTTCTGTTTGTCAGTTATCTCATTGGGTGTGATAACATACTTGCCAAGATACACACTCGCAATCCATCTGCATGCGAAAAGGTTGGTGGTGTCATTATCATGCATATTGATGATCTCCGACGTTTTGCTATGCTGTGGCTGCACAAATCAGAAGAGGTTCGGGCAGACAAAGATCACTATGCGACAAACATTACTGGTGATATATATGCCTCTGGCTGGATAAGTGAGATGTATGGTTACTCTTTTGCAGCAGCCGAGGTATGTGTAGTGGTTTATCTTTTCCCCTTTTGTTCTTGCAACTGCAAGCATATGTCTGCAACTGGCTGCACCGCATTAGAACTTACTGGCTATATTGAATCATTTTAAAACCTCTAGATGTTTACATCAATGCAAATATGGTGCTTGTAACTTCTAGAGATAGTCTATGGAGAGCGTGCGCTAATAAGTTCGAGAAAGCTAGCATGGTTAGCTTCAGTTGGCAGTTAGATCTCACGGTGTCATTATAAGTTTGAAAGCTAGTATGGATAGCACCAGCTGGCAGTTAGCATTCATAAGTTCTAGAAATCTAGTATAGACAATGAACTATAAGGGCCGTGATCTTGTCCTTCTCTGAAAATTGGTTTATCCCCTTATCTTGCTGCTTGACTCTTCTTCACTTGTCATGCAGCTTAACCTAAGGCACATCATAAAGAGTGACATATTAATATATCCAGGCTATGTTCCTCTGCCTGGAGTAAATTACAAGGTTTTCCATTATGGGCTGAGATTTGGTGTTGGTGATTGGAGCTTTGACAAGGCTGACTGGAGAAATGCTGATATTGTAAACACATGTTGGGCCAAGTTCCCTGAACCACCTGATCCATCTGCTATCACGAAAGGCGATCAAAATGCACGGGAGAGGGATCTTCTCAGCATCGAGTGTGGCAAGGCTTTGAACAAGGCCCTATACTTGCACCACAAACGCCGAAATTGCCCTCGACTAAGCACCACCATAGGCAGCATCTCGAAGAAAATTGAGGAAGTTTTAACCTCCAATAAATCAGAGAGAGTTACACAACGGTCGTCCACGACTACAATTGGACGAAATGTGGAGCCCATGGATGTGACCAGGCAGCAGGCTGTTGAAAGAGCCACAGACACTGTATCACGTGTACATGGATCAAAGAGACTAGCGAGATCATCAAAAATGTGGATTTTTGCTGTTTGGGCAATATCTGTGGTAGTTTTCTTACTGGTAATCTCGATGTTTTTCTCGGATCGAAGGAGAAGTGCTTCGAGATCTAGGGCTTCCAGAAGCCAGAAGGCCCACAATTTAACTATGAAACAAACAGTATGATCACAAGTTTATGCGTTTGCCAATACAGACATAAAGGGGGTACAGTACAAGGAGTCTAGAAGCTAACAACACCTACATGAGCTATTTGAAGAAGCCGGAGCTGATTAACCATGTGAATTCCTTATTTGTTGACAAGTTTTTTTAGTGCTATTAGTAGATTTTGTTGCAACTACTGTAGCTAACGTTGTTATGTTCAATTCCTATAGGTGTTTGTTTTGCTTGGTGTAATTGATACGCTTTTGTATTGTTTTCCCTAGTCAATTAAGGTGTCTATGTGTAGAAAGTTGTATGTGATTAACTAGCATACAGATAGAATAAACATTTTGGTCACACAATCCCTCTGGACTGTGCTATAGAAAATTACATACGTGTTTTCTTTGATTGCATCTTGTTTCCCTAGGTAATTTAGGATTGTGGTATACATACATATTGCCTTTGAAACTCTTGTGACAACTAGATCAGCACATGCCAGTACATTTTACATGATAATAATTGTTGTAATAACAGGCAAGTTTTTCTAATAACCAAAAAATAAGTACTCCCTCTAtcaactaatataagagcgtttagatcactaagatCATAGGTTTATCTTTTCTCTCCTTAATTCTGGATCGACCAACTCCATTCATTGGGCGATGTGTAGAGTTGATGTGAGGTTGTAGGTGGACCTTTCTACAATATAGCTACACGGTCGGTCATTGCCGGTGGTCTGTATGGCGGTCGCATCGCTTCGGAGGCTGTTGAGCAGGCCATCAATGTGTTGCCGCTTCGGAGGCTGTTGAGCAGGCCATCAATGTGTTGCCGATGGTGCCTCGTCGGTGGCTGCGAGGGACAACCGTGTGGCCTTGCCGTCATCGGTGCAATGTGTGGCGCCCTGAGATAGAGGGTAGTACCTTCTCACTAGCTCGAATACGACCACTTAGGCCCTGTTCGGCAGGCCTTCACTCCCCGCTTTCCAACTCCTAACTCCGAAAAGGTGGCCTACAAGCCGCTTCGCCCCGCTCCGGGAGAGGCATGGAGCCAACACGTTCGGTGCCACTCCGTAGCTACTCCAACCGCTTCATGAGCTGAGCTACGGAGCGGAGGCCTGCCGAACAAGCACTTACCCTGCGGTTATGGCATTTGTTGCCCCCTAGGGCGGCGTGGTCCGCACAGCCGCTCTGTCTTCTAGTTTTTTCACATCTTTAAATGACAAAAAGTATTCTATAAAAACATCTCTAACAAATTCCCTTTCCCGTCCTTACTCTTTGAGTTGAGCCAAAAAAGCTTCTCCAACGACTCTCCTTTTTCCAGTAAATTATCGGTGATAAAAAACGCAACCTCTCCATATAGAGGGGTCAAGGGGGAGAATAACTCCCCCGTGTGAGGGATGTTGCCCCTCTCACAATACCATCCAACACCATGGGCCCATATGTCACACACTGCCCTCCCACCCGTTGTCGCCGCTGATTAGCACTGCCGTCCATCAGCACCACCGCCAACCGCCATGCCATTGCCGCCGTCTGCCAAAGAGAGAGGAAGGGTATCATACAATACTTCATTTATTTAgatgtagactcattttgcttCGGGAGGCGTTATGttacggtaacatattatgttaccacaaacatctactacctccgtcctggtttatcgGTCTTCATTGTATTTTGTGCCACATTtcaaccataaatttaactaacaaaatgtttatgTATGTCACAACAAATTATATCttgaaaattatgttcaaatacaaattcaacgatataacttttgttgacatccattaacattttgttagttaaatctttggtcaaagttTGGCATAAATTTCAAAGTGGACCCCTAAACTAGGGCGGAGGTAGTATTTCTTTATTAActactcccttcatcccataatataagatgttttttgacactacgtGTACTTTCTATATAAACGAATTTGCTTTGGTATGCGTTATGTTACtagttaagttactcccactatgaccagcttgAGAGGATATACTGGAACCTGTTGAAGATTCTCTTATAGAAATAGCATAACAAGTCAGAAAAAACACCCCGCAAAAATGTGATTTCGCAAAAACGACTCTATTTTTTTTTGATCAAGCAAAAACAAGTCTAGGAAAAACAGAGAACAAACGCCTTACGCGAAGCCCAACCAAAGGCCCATGTTACCATCTCAGCCCAGGAGCATATGATACCACCCGCCCGTCGCCATCTCTCCCTCGCCTCTACTTCCCCACTAGCAGTCGCCAGTCCACTCCACACGGCGGAAACCATTTCGAAACCCCATCCCGAAAATCCCCCGCCCCCCCGAAAACTTTCCCGCTCgaaccccccaaaccctagccggaTCTCCCGCCGGCGACGCCCCCGGCGGCCGGCGAGATGCACATCAAGGAGGTCTGCCTGGAGGGCTTCAAGTCGTACGCGGGGCGGACGGTGGTGCCGGGGTTCGACCCGCTGTTCAACGCCATCACCGGGCTCAACGGCTCCGGCAAGTCCAACATCCTCGACTCCATCTGCTTCGTGCTCGGCATCACCGACCTCCGCGCCGTGCGCGCCGCCTCGCTCCAGGAGCTCGTCTACAAGCAGGGCCAGGCCGGCGTCACCAAGGCCACCGTCTCCATCGTCTTCGACAACTCCGACCGCGCCCGCTCCCCGCTCGGCTACGAGGACTCGGCCGAGATCACCGTCACGCGCCAGGTTACGCATCCCCACCCCCCTGCCCCGACTTGCGCTGCCCGCCTGTCCTTTTGACGCCTCCCTATGCGTGTGATTGGGTTCCGTGGGTGAATTTCTGAAGGGGATTTGGTGCGTCCCTTACACTTCTGTCCTTAGTGGTTCAAATTTGACGCTAATTGTTCAGTCGGGAGTTGTTGTCCGTCTGCCCGTTGGTTCTCGAGATCGTGATACTGACTGGAGGTGGATTTTAGAAAGGATTTTAGGAGTTTTGTACTATGGATATGGTCTAGATTTAGGTCGTTGCGGACTTTTGGCATTCCAGTATTTATGCGGAAGAATGTTTTCCACTAACAGGCAATAATGCCTTGTCAAATTTTCTAATTAATTCACATAATTGTGCATGGATCTGCTTTAACTTAAGTCGCTATCTGCAGTTTATTTAATTTTTGATAGGATTCTTAATCTTTGTAGTGTTTCTGTTGTGGACCATTAGTGCCTCCAGCTTTACTGAATACTGACAAGCTACTCTCTTGTATCTGTAGATTGTAGTTGGTGGACGGAACAAATACCTTATAAATGGCCATCTTGCACAACCTTCCCGGGTGCAGACTCTTTTCCACTCTGTGCAGCTTAACGTGAACAATCCCCATTTTCTAATTATGCAAGGACGTATCACGAAAGTGCTGAACATGAAGCCTCCAGAAATTCTTTCCATGTTGGAAGAGGCCGCCGGCACAAGGATGTATGAAATGAAGAAGGAATCTGCTCTTAAAACACTTGAGAAGAAGCAGAACAAAGTTGAGGAGATCAATAAACTTCttgatgatgaaatccttcctGCATTAGAGAAACTTAGGAAAGAGAGGTGCCAGTACATGAAATGGGCCAATGGTAACACTGAACTTGACCGACTGAAAAGATTCTGTATTGCATATGAGTTTGTTCAAGCTGAGAAGGTGCGAGAAAGTGCACTCAGTGATGTCAAACAAATCCAGGGAAAGATTGTTGAACTGGATGAAAGCACAGAAAAGCTAAAAGCAGACATAGATGAAATGGACAAAAACATAGCTACCTTAA
Coding sequences within:
- the LOC123079994 gene encoding peptidyl serine alpha-galactosyltransferase, giving the protein MAAAIAGAVAAALLLPLLWPAVAVSAAGEGRRLHTLFSVECGDYFDWQAVGLLHSLRKAGQPGGVTRLLSCAPDQLASYRGLRIGHTLQVPSYSRHPRTGDWYPAINKPAGVVHWLEHSPEADNVDWVVILDADQIVRGPIIPWELGAEKGKPVAAYYGYLKGCDNILAQLHTAHPEFCDKVGGILIMHIDDLRALAPLWLSKTEEVRQDKSHWSTNITGDIYGMGWISEMYGYSFGAAEVGLRHKINDDIMIYPGYTPRIGTEPLILHYGLPFKVGNWSFSKLEHHEDGIVYDCNRLFPPPPFPREVEVMESDPNVKRALYLSIECINTLNEGLLLHHTSVGCPKPQWSKYLSFLKSKRFSELTKPKYWNSLKVENKLTVQHVALSKSRHPKIHTLFSTECSSYFDWQTVGLMHSFRISGQPGNITRLLSCTDEELKNYKGRDLAPTHYVPSMNRHPLTGDWYPAINKPAAVLHWINHVQTDAEFIVILDADMIMRGPITPWEYGAKLGHPVSTPYDYLIGCDNILAKIHTRNPSACEKVGGVIIMHIDDLRRFAMLWLHKSEEVRADKDHYATNITGDIYASGWISEMYGYSFAAAELNLRHIIKSDILIYPGYVPLPGVNYKVFHYGLRFGVGDWSFDKADWRNADIVNTCWAKFPEPPDPSAITKGDQNARERDLLSIECGKALNKALYLHHKRRNCPRLSTTIGSISKKIEEVLTSNKSERVTQRSSTTTIGRNVEPMDVTRQQAVERATDTVSRVHGSKRLARSSKMWIFAVWAISVVVFLLVISMFFSDRRRSASRSRASRSQKAHNLTMKQTV